The proteins below come from a single Chrysoperla carnea chromosome 1, inChrCarn1.1, whole genome shotgun sequence genomic window:
- the LOC123301472 gene encoding zinc finger SWIM domain-containing protein 8 homolog, with product MGVLDWEEGDRFSFADSDRFEEDSMCSWSSEPESLCNNWRGWKKPSLGIGFNNKKNVEETSGVASLTELTARCVASHIPFELVEHIYPPVPEQLQLRIAFWSFPDNEEDIRLYSCLANGSADEFQRGEHLFRTRSVKDALQIGFHLSASVCQPSTTLQVRTTHNVAVTFDRRKISSCNCTCTSPAYWCSHVVAVCLYRIHMPNYVTLRAPVSESLSRLHRDQLQKFAQYLISELPQQILPTAQRLLDELLSSQPSAINSVCGAPDPTAGASVNDQTSWYLDERALHDNIKKILIKFCVPAPIVFSDVNYLSTSAPPAAAEWSSLLRPLRGREPEGMWNLLSIVREMFKRNDRNAVPLLEIVTEECMACEQILVWWFNTKVALVNGSSGHGSGGGGKHSNVNSNSHASQHACSSLCDEIVVLWRLAALNPGLAPNERDLFHNQFTNWHLKIIEKVTKSKAAATTNNHSNKSSVLRADIEVFLGFKPAIEACYLDWDDYPMPGITYTQDNNPMYHCPFTCFRHTGDAKSDTVTQVNSSQAVLNHHTHHHHHHHQFHPLLPGHPHAARLGLVDFMRYNMPNGTRSSVSSEGFCENEDEANILVGQSARSADSDSQEGGGSDAASSSGASSAAQSTQRNPEAKQKSTVKATLGSSKKSPETESDASPSEDVKECSRRPSKDESLSSSNSESPQSGDEYNVYYYDPKASVNDENDKEGKENKLVEESPEKTDVFANIKRTDDPWDVLFARAEGLYAHGHGKEACLLGIRLAEELLANPPNLMIDIPPLPKRKGKKQQVNPASHQLTCLASATLSKCSFICTVLAENADYSHLAFRVGIFALELPRPPASTKPLEVKLANQEQEIVTLLKRLHLGPEELKVIRNRAEQLRDGTLKSRGEAMLPIMLASFIFDSLMTPTKCDIRNKIFDTNGRYVTDEALCFEAAVAALGLKANVSEADHPLLCEGTRRQRGELAVTLLVHYKDDPCKIAKIMEKLLDREVHTLIKGPLLSSYYSNNPPIRSQLIGRRRGEGEPMPSALSFKPPCDPISPCDPIIGFPSRPHSSTSAELDQNMAGLSIGNPTLPSTSQTPVLQAGQSRTKESRYKGKRAYPSIPNQPSEAGAHFMIELAKTVLTKAGGTSSTSLFTQASTSQNHLGPHRGLHMCAFQLGLYALGLHNCVSPNWLSRTYSSHVSWITGQAMEIGAPAISFLIDTWEGHLTPPEAVSIADRASRGCDANMSRAAADLALSCLPHAHALNPGEINRAILQCKEQSDVMLEYSCLTVENAAKGGGINPEVLFNVARYWYDLYKSHTPPGELLIDEEIHDPLQLDTNNPMMGIMEQPNQPPPMEMMPQIQPNIPPQSPQILAANSAVVVTTAPPPPYQHPPATTLAPINVPMPYTVGPYSFTVQGIHPHHTHHVGFGTPVHPHTVQLPPPPHVQMYAIAPSQFQYPPPPHSTNQQPYGAPPNQPAPQPPPVGYATAPPGAAQFYQGPMVRSVYPMPVQSARPAQPAPPRQPQHFSPTQMRYLLAVYRVGMLALETAARRFYDDRHQTKYDKQPLGEDVKWLLRISKHLGTHYLHQLCVCAVNSIASPFVLHDVAIEAAQYLGRNNPTLVMQHLRTTLTPLVQKCQQMYIQCMHQKLYHLTSNDYEDFVNVVCAARSAFQLTPEGSAQFKEWLQSIRRSKSCKKDLWAQINSALQANSK from the exons AAACGAGTGGCGTAGCTTCATTAACTGAATTAACTGCAAGATGTGTAGCATCTCACATACCATTCGAATTAGTGGAACATATATATCCACCAGTCCCCGAACAATTACAATTACGTATTGCATTTTGGAGTTTCCCAGATAATGAAGAAGATATTAGATTATATTCATGTTTAGCAAATGGCTCAGCTGATGAATTTCAACGTGGTGAACACTTATTTCGTACGCGAAGTGTTAAAGATGCCTTGCAGATAG GTTTTCATTTGTCTGCAAGTGTTTGCCAACCAAGTACCACACTACAAGTACGAACAACTCATAATGTAGCGGTGACATTTGATCGTAGAAAAATTTCATCATGTAATTGTACATGTACATCACCAGCGTATTGGTGCTCACATGTGGTTGCAGTGTGCTTATATCGTATACATATG CCGAATTATGTAACATTACGTGCACCCGTATCTGAATCACTATCACGTTTACATCGAGATCAATTACAAAAGTTTGCTCAGTATTTAATCAGTGAACTTCCACAACAAATATTACCAACAGCCCAAAGATTATTAGACGAATTACTTAGTTCGCAACCATCAGCTATCAACTCTGTATGTGGAGCACCAGATCCAACCGCTGGTGCTTCAGTAAATGATCAAACGTCTTGGTATCTGGATGAGAGGGCGTTACAtgataatattaagaaaatcttAATCAAATTTTGTGTACCAGCTCCAATTGTTTTTAG TGatgtaaattatttaagcaCATCTGCACCTCCAGCTGCCGCGGAATGGTCTTCATTATTAAGACCGTTGCGTGGACGAGAACCAGAAGGCATGTGGAATTTGTTAAGTATAGTTCGAGAAATGTTTAAACGAAACGATAGAAATGCAGTTCCGTTGTTGGAAATCGTTACTGAAGAATGTATGGCTTGTGAACAA ATTTTGGTATGGTGGTTTAATACAAAAGTAGCATTAGTAAATGGCAGTTCTGGCCACGGTTCAGGTGGTGGGGGTAAACATAGTAACGTCAACAGCAACAGTCATGCATCACAGCATGCATGTTCGTCATTATGTGATGAAATTGTTGTGCTATGGCGTTTAGCAGCCTTAAACCCAGGATTAGCACCCAACGAGCGTGATCTCTTTCATAATCAATTCACGAATTGGCATTTAAAAATCATCGAAAAAGTAACAAAGAGTAAAGCAGCGGCCACAACAAATAATCATTCAAATAAATCCAGTGTACTGCGTGCAgatattgaagtatttttagGTTTTAAGCCAGCAATTGAAGCATGCTACTTAGATTGGGATGATTATCCAATGCCTGGAATTACATACACTCAGGATAATAATCCAATGTATCATTGTCCGTTTACATGTTTCCGTCATACGGGTGACGCTAAATCCGATACAGTGACCCAAGTGAATTCGAGTCAGGCCGTTTTAAATCACCACACACATCATcaccatcatcatcatcaatttCATCCGTTATTGCCCGGACATCCACATGCAGCACGTCTTGGTTTAGTCGATTTTATGCGATATAATATGCCAAATGGTACAAGATCGAGTGTCAGTAGTGAAGGCTTTTGTGAAAACGAAGATGAAGCTAACATATTGGTTGGACAAAGTGCTCGATCTGCTGATTCAGATTCCCAAGAAGGTGGTGGAAGCGACGCGGCGAGTAGTAGTGGAGCTAGTAGTGCAGCTCAATCAACACAACGAAATCCTGAAGCAAAGCAAAAATCTACAGTTAAAGCAACCCTGGGAAGTAGTAAAAAATCACCGGAAACTGAATCAGACGCTTCGCCCTCAGAAGATGTTAAAGAATGTTCTCGACGGCCTTCCAAGGATGAATCGTTATCTTCATCGAACTCAGAATCACCACAATCAGGCGATGAGTACAATGTTTATTATTACGATCCAAAAGCATCAGTTAACGATGAAAATGATAAAGAaggtaaagaaaataaattagttgaAGAATCACCTGAGAAAACGGACGTATTTGCGAATATCAAACGAACGGATGATCCTTGGGATGTATTGTTTGCTCGAGCTGAAGGATTATATGCTCACGGTCATGGAAAAGAAGCATGTTTGTTAGGTATTCGATTAGCTGAAGAACTGTTAGCAAATCCACCAAATCTAATGATAGATATACCTCCGTTACCGAAACGAAAGGGGAAAAAGCAGCAAGTGAATCCTGCGTCACATCAGTTAACCTGCTTAGCATCGGCTACGCTAAGTAAATGTTCATTTATTTGCACGGTTCTAGCAGAAAACGCTGATTACTCACATTTAGCTTTTCGTGTTGGTATATTTGCATTAGAATTGCCACGGCCGCCAGCAAGTACAAAACCGTTAGAAGTGAAATTGGCGAATCAAGAGCAGGAAATTGTAACGTTATTGAAACGATTACATCTGGGCCCAGAAGAGTTGAAAGTAATTAGAAATCGTGCCGAACAATTACGTGATGGTACACTCAAATCACGTGGGGAAGCTATGCTTCCAATTATGCTCGctagttttatttttgattcacTGATGACACCGACTAAATGtgatattcgaaataaaatatttgatacgaaTGGTCGTTACGTTACCGATGAAGCACTCTGCTTTGAGGCTGCTGTTGCTGCATTGGGACTTAAAGCAAATGTTTCCGAAGCTGACCATCCATTGTTATGTGAGGGAACAAGAAGACAACGAGGGGAATTGGCTGTAACATTATTGGTGCATTATAAAGACGATCCTTGTAAAATAGcgaaaattatggaaaaattattggACCGTGAAGTGCATACACTTATAAAAGGTCCGTTGCTAAGTTCATATTATTCGAATAATCCACCTATTCGAAGTCAGCTAATTGGAAGACGACGTGGAGAAGGTGAACCTATGCCATCAGCGTTATCATTTAAACCACCTTGTGATCCAATTTCCCCATGTGATCCTATAA ttGGTTTCCCAAGTCGACCACACAGTTCAACTAGTGCAGAATTGGATCAAAATATGGCCGGATTATCAATTGGCAATCCCACATTACCATCAACATCTCAAACACCCGTTTTACAAGCTGGTCAATCACGTACAAAAGAATCTAGATATAAAGGAAAACGAGCGTATCCCTCTATTCCAAATCAACCATCAGAAGCCGGTGCTCATTTTATGATTGAATTGGCAAAAACCGTGCTAACCAAAGCTGGTGGGACCAGCAGTACATCGTTATTTACTCAGGCATCAACAAGTCAAAACCATTTAGGACCGCATCGTGGCTTACATATGTGTGCTTTTCAATTAGGACTATACGCATTAGGATTACATAACTGTGTCAGTCCAAATTGGTTAAGCCGAACATACTCGTCTCATGTATCATGGATTACGGGGCAAGCAATGGAAATTGGTGCACCAGCGATATCGTTCTTAATAGACACTTGGGAAGGACATTTAACACCACCAGAAGCTGTTAGTATTGCGGATCGAGCTTCCCGAGGATGCGATGCAAATATGAGTCGCGCGGCAGCAGATTTAGCATTATCATGCCTACCACATGCGCATGCATTGAATCCTGGTGAAATTAATCGTGCTATATTACAGTGTAAAGAACAGAGTGATGTTATGTTAGAATATTCCTGCTTAACCGTTGAAAACGCTGCAAAAGGTGGAGGAATCAATCCAGAAGTGTTGTTCAATGTTGCGAGATATTGGTATGATTTATATAAGAGTCACACTCCGCCTGGAGAATTACTTATCGATGAAGAGATTCATGATCCATTACAATTGGATACAAATAACCCAATGATGGGAATTATGGAACAGCCAAATCAACCACCTCCTATGGAGATGATGCCACAAATACAACCAAATATTCCACCACAAAGTCCACAAATTCTAGCCGCAAATTCCGCAGTTGTTGTAACAACAGCCCCACCTCCACCATATCAACACCCTCCGGCGACTACACTTGCTCCAATCAATGTCCCAATGCCTTATACAGTAGGTCCATACAGTTTCACTGTACAAGGAATTCATCCGCATCATACTCATCATGTTGGGTTCGGTACACCTGTTCATCCGCATACAGTACAATTACCTCCACCGCCCCATGTTCAAATGTATGCAATAGCACCATCACAATTCCAATATCCACCCCCACCACATTCAACGAATCAACAACCGTATGGTGCACCACCAAATCAGCCCGCACCGCAACCCCCACCTGTTGGTTATGCCACAGCACCCCCGGGCGCAGCACAATTTTATCAAGGACCTATGGTACGATCTGTGTATCCAATGCCTGTACAATCAGCCAGACCCGCTCAACCCGCTCCGCCGAGACAACCACAACATTTTAGCCCGACACAAATGAGATATTTATTGGCTGTTTATCGAGTGGGAATGTTAGCGTTAGAAACCGCTGCACGACGATTTTATGATGATCGACATCAAACGAAATATGACAAACAGCCGCTCGGTGAAGATGTTAAATGGCTTCTAcgtatttcaaaacatttag gcaCACATTACCTTCATCAATTATGTGTGTGTGCAGTAAATTCAATTGCCAGTCCATTTGTTTTGCATGATGTTGCAATTGAAGCAGCTCAATATCTTGGACGAAATAATCCAACATTAGTGATGCAACATTTACGAACAACTTTAACACCACTTGTTCAAAAATGTCAACAAATGTATATACAATGTATGCACCAGAAATTATATCACTTAACATCCAATGATTATGAAGATTTTGTGAATGTTGTGTGTGCGGCAAGATCTGCATTCCAACTGACACCTGAAGGAAGTGCACAATTTAAAGAATGGCTTCAATCGATACGCAG ATCAAAATCATGTAAAAAAGATTTATGGGCACAAATAAATTCAGCACTACAAGCAAATAGTAAATGA